Within Desulfobacter sp., the genomic segment GCCCCCGGTTTTCCTCTCCCAGCAAAAATCCCCGGCAGTTGCCCCTGGATCCCAGGGCCATGGAACAGGTGGCCGAGCCGTGGATGCCCATCTTCTCCTCCACGCCGGTGCAAACCACATCGTTGGCCTCCCCCAGGCTCCCGTCTTCCTTCACCCAGATCTTGGGCACCACAAAGATGGAAATCCCCCGGCTGCCGGCCGGGGCCCCCTGGATCCGGGCCAAAACCGGGTGGATGATGTTTCCGGTCATATCGTGCTCACCGGCGGTGATGAAAATCTTGTTGCCGGAAATGGACCAGGTGCCATCATCATTCTTTTTTGCCGTGGTGGTCAGGGCCCCCACATCGGATCCGGCCTCGGCCTCGGTAAGGAGCATGGTGCCCCCCCATTCGCCGGTATACAGTTTTTTCAGGAACCGGTCTTTGAGGTCTTTTGTGCCGAAAAGATCAATCATTTTCCCCGTGCCGTGGCCCATGTGGGTGTACGCGCTCAAAGAATAGTTGGCGCCCACCACATAATCCATGATGGCCATGGAAATCTGGAAGGGCAGGCCCTGCCCCCCCTTGTCCGGGTCCTCGATCATGGAGGTAAGTCCCGCCTCAAGCACGGCCTGCCGGGCCCGGTGGAAGCATTGGGGCACCCTTACCTTTCCGCCCTCAAAGCTTACCCCTTCCCGGTCGCCCTCGGCCAGGGTGGGCAGGACTTCCTTGAGGGCAATCTTCCGGGCCTCCTTGACGATCATCTCAAAGCTTTTTCTGGAAAAATCCTCATAGGGCCCCCGGCCGGCAAGGCTGTCGGCAGCGAGCAGTTCATAGAGGATAAAATCGATATCCCGCTGGTCGGCAATGAACTGTGCCATGGAAAGACGCCTCCTTTAAAAATAAGGTTTAAATCAGCATGCCGCCGTCAGCCACCACGCAGGAGCCGGTGGTATAGGATGCGGCATCGGATGCCAGATAAAGAATGGTGCCGGCCATCTCTTCGGGCTGTGCATAGCGGCCCATGGGAATCTGGGGCAGGACATGCTTGCAGATCTCTTCGGTGCCGATGATGGCCGATGCAAACTTGGTGTCGGTGAGGCCTGGCATCAGGGCATTGACCCGGATGCCCTTAGGCGCAAGCTCCCTGGCCAGACTCTGGGTCATGTTGGCCAGGGCCGCTTTGGTGGCGGAGTACACCCCCTGGAAGAGCCCCGGGCGGACTGCATTGATGGATGACACATTGATGATGGATCCGCCCTCTGTCATCAGGGGCACGGCATACTTGGTCATGAAAAAGGGGCCTTTGATATTCACGTCCAGGGTTTTGTCCCAGATGCCGGCATCTGCGGTGATCATCTCGCCGAAATGGGGGTTGGTGGCGGCATTGTTCACCAGGATATCCAGGCGCCCGTATTTTTCCCTGATCCGGTCATATAGGGCCTCGATCTGCTCGGGGTAGCCCATGTGGCAGGCCATGGCCTCGGCCTTGTTCCCGGCATCGGTGATCTCTTTGGCTGCGGCCTCAAGCCCTTCAACCTTCCGGCTCACCAGGATACAGGCGGCCCCGCAGGCTGCCAGTTTCTTTGCTCCGGCCAGTCCGATACCCCGGCTGGCGCCTGTAATCACCGCTACCTTTCCGCTTAAATCGAATTCTTTCATCCTGTATCTCCTTAATTATAAATTTCGATCTATCTGTTCACAATCTTCATGGCCGTTTTCTCCAGGGCATGAACGCCGAAAATCAGCATGCCGAACCGTTTATTTTTAGTCAGCCCGTGATAATACCGGTTGTAAATCTGCTGGGCGATAACGGCCAGGCGGAAGAGCCCGAAACAATAATAATAGTCAAAATTGCTCACATCCCGGCCTGTTTTTTCCCCGTAGCGCCGGATGATCCGGTCCCTTGTCAGGGCGCCGGGCAGGTTGGTGGGCATGGTCCGCATCATCTGCATTTCCTCGGGATCCTTTTCCTCCACCCAATAGGCCAGGCTATTGCCCAGGTCCATGAGGGGATCCCCGTAAGTGGCCATTTCCCAGTCCAGAATACCCGTGATCCGGCCGGGGTCGGCGGGGTCAAGAACCAGATTGTCCATCTTGTAGTCGTTGTGGACCATTGCCGGGGCAGGGGTGTCCTCGGGCATGTTTTCCGCCAGCCAGGCCATGAGATCCTCGCAGTCCGGAGCATCATCGGTCCGGGCCTTGCGGTACCGGCCGGACCACCCTTCCACCTGGCGCCGGACATAGCCCTGGGGTTTTCCCATGGCATCCAGGCCGGTGGCCTTCATGTCGATGGAATGAATCTCCACCAGGGTATCGGTGAGATTTTCACAGAGCCCCCTGGCCTGGTCCGGGGAAAATTCAAGCCCCGGCGGCAGGTCCTTTCTCAGGATGATGCCGGACATCTTTTCCATGACAAAGAAAGGGGCGCCAATGATCTGAGGGTCCCCGCAATAGGCCAGGGGCCTGGGGCACCTGGGGAAAACAGGATGGACAGCGGAAAGGACCTTGAACTCCCGCTCCATATCATGGCCCTTGTCAACCTTCGCCCCGATGGGCGGACGCCTGAGGACCATGTCAAGATTCCGGGATCTGATCTGATAGGTCAGGTTGGAAAATCCGGAAGGGAACTGGCTGATTTCAATCCCGCCCTCCAGTTCCGGGACCGCCTGTTTCAGGTATTCGCCCACGGCATCGGCATTGATTTCCTCTCCCTGTCTTACCTTTGTGGCCTGGTCAACAACCGTCATCTTTTTCCTCCTCACTGCTATCGGGTATGCAGCAAAAACTTTCGACCATCTCCAATACATGGCCGGCAAACTGGTCCACGGTGATTTTCTGCTTGGTATATTTCCAGCGTTTCAGGTACCACTCCTGCTGAAGCGCTTTGATCATGCAGGCGGTGAGCGCGTGGTTTCCCGGCTTGAACACCCCCTGGGATTCCCCCTGCTCCAGAATATCGCTCAATATGTCCTGGGTATGCTCCTCCATGGCCTTCACCGCTTCGAATCCGGCCGGTTTCAGATTCCGGGCCTCCATAAAGGTGAAGTAGAACCAGGGCCGGAAGAGTTCGGACAGATAAATATGGGCCTTGATGGCCGCCCTGAGGCGCTCCAGGGGATGGGGCTGCTCCTTGGCAAATATCTCCAGTATTTCGTAAACCATGGCCCGGCCCTGGTCCTGGATGATGGCCAGAAGCTGATCCTTGCCCGGGAAATAGGCGTAGAGCGCCCCCAGGCTCATGCCGGTTTTCACGCTCAGGTCCCGCATGCTCATGGCCTGGAACCCCTTTTTATAGGAGATGCTGAATACGGCGGAAAGAATCCGGTCCAGGTTGGCCACGGCGGTTTTTTCCTTTTTGATCCGCATGGTCTCCTGGTTGGCCAGGTAGACCTGCCGGGAAATATCCGCCGCCCTTGGAGCGTATCGCTTTTTAAAGGCGGAATAATCCATTTTTCCTGTTGTGCTGCTTTCAGGCATAGGTTTTCAATATCCTTTTTGCCAATGATGTTTTATGTACTTCGTCGGCCCCGTCGTAGATCCGGGCGGCCCGCTCGTGGCGGTAGAACCAGGCCAGAATGGTGTCGTCGGTCATGCCCAGCCCCCCGTGGACCTGGAGGGCCCGGTCCACGATGCGGCCCATGGTGTTGGCCACCACAAACTTGATCATGGAGATGGAATCCCGGGCGGCAGCCGCCCCCACATTATCGATCTGCCAGGCGGAATTGAGGGTGAGCAGCCGGGCCGCTTCCAGCTCGGCCGCGGACTCGGCCACCCAGTTCTGGATGGTCTGGCGGGTGGCCAGGGTCTTGCCCGAGGGTGAGATCACCCGGGAATTGGCCCGTTGACACATGAGATCAAAGGACCGTTTGCAGATGCCCAGCCAGCGCATGCAGTGGTGGATCCGTCCCGGCCCCAGGCGGTCCTGGGCCATGACAAACCCCTGACCCTCGCCCCCCAGCAGGTTGGCCCGGGGCACCCGGCAGGATTCAAAGAGGATTTCCCCGTGGCTGAAATAATCGTCCCCTTCGTGGCCCATGACCGGAATGTTTCTCACCAGGTTGAACCCCGGGGTATCCGTGGGCACGATGATCATGGAGGCCTGAAGATAGGTGGGGGCGTCCGGGTTGGTCACGGCCATGGCAATGGCGAATTCCGCCCCGTCGGCCGCCGTGGTGTACCATTTATGGCCGTTGATGATATAATCGTCGCCCTCCTTTACCGCCGTGGTTTCCAGCATCACGGGATTGGACCCGGGCATGTCCACCTCGGTCATGGCGAAACAGGAGCGGATCCTGCCCTGGACCAGGGGATTCAGCCAGCGTTCTTTCTGTTCCTCATTGCCGTGGGCATGGAGGATCTCCACATTGCCCGCATCCGGGGCCTGGCACCAGAATACATAGTGGCCCAGGGGGGAACGGCCCAGGGCCTCGGAGACCAGGCCGTGTTCCAGGAGGGAGAGCCCCATGCCGCCGCACTCCGTGGGGAAATTGGGCGCCCACAGTTCCATCTGCTTCACCAGGGCCTGTTTTTCCTTCAGTACGGGCAGCATGTCTTTAAATGACCGGGTCATAAACTCCGGTTCAAGGGGGATGAGTTCCTTGTCCACAAATTCATTGATCATGGAGACAATGGTCTGAATCCGGTCTGATATCTGAAAGTCCACAACGATCTCCTTCATTAAAGAGTAAAGGTATACTATGCCGGTATCTTAATGGAAGTCAAGGCAATACTCGAACGAATGTTCGTTATTCCGACTCCAGATAGGCATCTATAAATTCATTCACATCCGCCGGGATGCACAGGTCCGAATGACGGCAGATGGGGGCGTCAGGATTTTTATTGATGCTGACCACCCATTTGGCCCTGGCCATGCCGGCCAGGTGCTGGGAGGAGCCGGAAATTCCGCAGGCGATATACAGGTCCGGCGACACCGTGGCCCCGGTGATGCCCACCTGCCTGCCGTAGTCCACCCAGCCCTGGTCCACCAGGGGACGGGAGGCCCCGGTGCAGGCATTGGGCAGCCTGGCGGAAAAATCGTCTATTTTTTTTAGATTCTCCCGGCCGCCGATGCCCCGGCCTGCGGCCACCACGATGTTGGCATCTTGAATTTCCCCGCCGCCCGCCGCCCCGGCCATGACGGCCAGCCGCTGAACCGCCGGTTCTATCCACGCTTCCGGAATTTTTCTTTCCACCACCCTTCCCCCGGTACGGGCGGCGGCTTTTAATCGTCCTCCCCCCGGCGCAAGCGTCAAAAGACAGAGCTTGCCCGGTGCCGGCCGAAGGGAAAGAAGGCGGGTATTGTCCATGACAGGCCGGCAGAAAACCAGCCCCTGCCCATCCTGTCTTATATCCGTCACACCGGAAAGCGTGCAGGCCCCCAGGCGGGCCCCCAGTGCCGGTGCCAATTCCCGGCCCATGGTATTGTGGGCAAAAAGGATATAGTCGGGGAAAGCCGCTTCAGGCATCTGGTCCAGTTCCCGGGCCAATCCCTGTTTCAGGGATTCGGGTGTCATCTCC encodes:
- a CDS encoding phosphotransferase family protein; its protein translation is MTVVDQATKVRQGEEINADAVGEYLKQAVPELEGGIEISQFPSGFSNLTYQIRSRNLDMVLRRPPIGAKVDKGHDMEREFKVLSAVHPVFPRCPRPLAYCGDPQIIGAPFFVMEKMSGIILRKDLPPGLEFSPDQARGLCENLTDTLVEIHSIDMKATGLDAMGKPQGYVRRQVEGWSGRYRKARTDDAPDCEDLMAWLAENMPEDTPAPAMVHNDYKMDNLVLDPADPGRITGILDWEMATYGDPLMDLGNSLAYWVEEKDPEEMQMMRTMPTNLPGALTRDRIIRRYGEKTGRDVSNFDYYYCFGLFRLAVIAQQIYNRYYHGLTKNKRFGMLIFGVHALEKTAMKIVNR
- a CDS encoding acyl-CoA dehydrogenase family protein — encoded protein: MDFQISDRIQTIVSMINEFVDKELIPLEPEFMTRSFKDMLPVLKEKQALVKQMELWAPNFPTECGGMGLSLLEHGLVSEALGRSPLGHYVFWCQAPDAGNVEILHAHGNEEQKERWLNPLVQGRIRSCFAMTEVDMPGSNPVMLETTAVKEGDDYIINGHKWYTTAADGAEFAIAMAVTNPDAPTYLQASMIIVPTDTPGFNLVRNIPVMGHEGDDYFSHGEILFESCRVPRANLLGGEGQGFVMAQDRLGPGRIHHCMRWLGICKRSFDLMCQRANSRVISPSGKTLATRQTIQNWVAESAAELEAARLLTLNSAWQIDNVGAAAARDSISMIKFVVANTMGRIVDRALQVHGGLGMTDDTILAWFYRHERAARIYDGADEVHKTSLAKRILKTYA
- a CDS encoding SDR family oxidoreductase, with product MKEFDLSGKVAVITGASRGIGLAGAKKLAACGAACILVSRKVEGLEAAAKEITDAGNKAEAMACHMGYPEQIEALYDRIREKYGRLDILVNNAATNPHFGEMITADAGIWDKTLDVNIKGPFFMTKYAVPLMTEGGSIINVSSINAVRPGLFQGVYSATKAALANMTQSLARELAPKGIRVNALMPGLTDTKFASAIIGTEEICKHVLPQIPMGRYAQPEEMAGTILYLASDAASYTTGSCVVADGGMLI
- a CDS encoding electron transfer flavoprotein subunit alpha/FixB family protein codes for the protein MRLRILIVAEAADGGLPVFLEDLFCAAQKMMALAGGSNGWIRIYVPGKNPLAAARKAAALTGCLTEAVGWPLEMTPESLKQGLARELDQMPEAAFPDYILFAHNTMGRELAPALGARLGACTLSGVTDIRQDGQGLVFCRPVMDNTRLLSLRPAPGKLCLLTLAPGGGRLKAAARTGGRVVERKIPEAWIEPAVQRLAVMAGAAGGGEIQDANIVVAAGRGIGGRENLKKIDDFSARLPNACTGASRPLVDQGWVDYGRQVGITGATVSPDLYIACGISGSSQHLAGMARAKWVVSINKNPDAPICRHSDLCIPADVNEFIDAYLESE
- a CDS encoding TetR/AcrR family transcriptional regulator — translated: MPESSTTGKMDYSAFKKRYAPRAADISRQVYLANQETMRIKKEKTAVANLDRILSAVFSISYKKGFQAMSMRDLSVKTGMSLGALYAYFPGKDQLLAIIQDQGRAMVYEILEIFAKEQPHPLERLRAAIKAHIYLSELFRPWFYFTFMEARNLKPAGFEAVKAMEEHTQDILSDILEQGESQGVFKPGNHALTACMIKALQQEWYLKRWKYTKQKITVDQFAGHVLEMVESFCCIPDSSEEEKDDGC